The stretch of DNA AATGTAAGGCTGTTATTAATTGGGACCTAGATACTACGGATTGGGCACAAACCGTCTTGTTATGGACGTGTTCAAGTTGGTGTCTTGTCTTTTGAACCGCGGTATTTAACATATGGGTTCGGGTGAAACATGTTAAATGTGGTACGAATTACACTTCTTTgacacttttatttttgtatatataaaggtTACGTTATGGGCTTCTCTTTATCCATCGAAGACGACGACACACAGATAAACAAATATGAGCAATCATCAAACTGTAAGATATACCCTTCTCTCTCATGtcccatctttctttctttctattatcTTCAAAATTATGAGATTAgcattttgattttgtgttgtcttTTTCCATCATATGATTCCACTGAGATTATCGATCGTGTGTTTCTTCTGTCTATGTAATCTGAAAttacttgatttttgtttttgttttggggagAAGCAGGTGTCGAGGCAATTGGAGCCATGGTGTGAACTTAAAGACAAAGTGGTTCTTGTGACAGGAGCTTCTTCTGGTATAGGAAGAGAGATCTGTCTTGATCTGGCTAAAGCTGGCTGTAAGATTATCGCAGCAGCTCGTCGTGTCGACAGACTCAACTCTCTCTGCTCTGAAATTAACAGCTATAATTCAACCGGAATCCAAGCTGCAGCTCTTGAGCTTGACGTTTCATCAGATGCAGCTACAATTCAGAAAGCGGTTAAGGAAGCTTGGGAAATCTTTGGAAAGATCGATGTGTTGATCAACAATGCCGGAATCAGAGGCGAGGTCAAGACGAGTTTGGATGTGTCAGAGGATGAGTGGGAGAAAGTCTTCAGGACCAACTTAACCGGACCTTGGTTAGTCTCCAAATACGTGTGCCTTATGATGCGTGACGCTAAACGCGGTGGCTCGGTGATAAACATCTCATCAATCGCAGGGCTTCACCGTGGGTTGTTGCCCGGTGGACTCGCATATGCTTGTTCCAAAGGCGGAGTTGATACTATGTCGAGGATGATGGCACTTGAGTTAGGCGTTCACAAGATCAGAGTAAACTCGATCGCACCGGGGCTTTTCAAGTCAGAGATTACAGAAAGTCTCCTGCAGAAAGAGTGGATGAAGAACGTGACCGAGCGTATTGTCCCGTTGAAGGTGCAACAAACTGTGGATCCCGGGCTTACCTCTCTTGTTCGCTATCTCATTCATGACGCTTCTCAACATGTGTCCGGGAACACATACATTGTCGATTCCGGAAATACATTGCCCGGTGTGCCCATTTTCTCATCTCTCTGAATTTTAACCCCATATCTTGGGCAATAATAAGTGTATACATTTACACATTCTCTACCACTTTAAAAACTTTACATACATCATTCATGTTTTTACAAGATCAAACcagcacaaaaaaaattacggAAAAGACAAATAAACACTTTCCCGAATGATTTACCACCCTTCTCAAATCTTCGGATTCAATGAGCAAAATCGATATACCTTGGAGAACGAAGCAATGACCATGACCTACTTCTGAAGCTTCGtctccaaaaaaaagaataagcaGGTCGAACACCATGGGAATCTACATCTACAGGCACTATCTGCTTCAGAACTAACCGTGGttgtataaatcatttttaGCATTTAGCTGTCCCTCCCGGGAATTATTGATCAGAGATGCCAAAATCATTTCTATCATCGAGAGAGCCTCAAACTCTATATTAGTCGATGTTGGCGTAAACCTTTACCGAAATGTGGTTGCATCAAACGGACATACAATCCGTTCTTTGCTGTTAAAGAATCATGTGTACCTTCCTCTACTATCCTCCCTCCATTGAGAACCACAATGTTATCCACATGTCTCATCATAGCCGCTCTATGTGCTATTAGAATCGTTGTTTTGTTCCCCATAATCAATGTGTCAAGAGCCTCCTGCACAACCCGGCTCGATTCAGATTCGATAGACGAGCTTGCTTCATCTATTAAGATGATGGGAGCATTCTTCAGCACTACCCGCGCTATCGCTATTCTCTGTTTCTGTCCCGGGGTAAGTTCCACGCCTCTCATCCCGATATGTGTGTCGTAACCGTGAGGTAAGCTGCTGATGAAATGGTGAGCATTTGCAATTCTTGCTGCTTCCTTCATCTCAGCTTCACTCGCATTATGTCTTGCATATATGATATTCTCTCTGATTGTTGTGGAAAAGATTATGGGTTCTTGCTGAACCAAACCCATGTGGCTTCTCAACCATCTCAAATTATACAACTTCAAGTCTCTCCCATCTAGTAGGACTTGACCAGCAACTGGGTCGTAGTATCTCTCTACTAGTGAGATTATTGTGCTTTTTCCAGAACCCGAAACGCCAACCACAGCTACGGTCTGTCCGCCACTGATTTTCAGACTGAAGTTGCTCAGCACAAGTACCTCGGGTCGAGTTGGGTAGCAGAAGTCGATGTTCCTCAGTTCAATGCTTCCGTAGACATTAGGCGGTTTGAGAGCAGAGTTATCATCTGGTTCAATTGTAGGGACTCGATCTATGATCTCAAAAACTGAAATGAGAGACTTACGTCGCTTGAGGATGTACGGTGCTAATCCAAATGGCTCGACAAGGGCAAATGTAGCAAATGAGAAAACCATGTACTCTGTTATAGCTGTGGATAATTTCATATATCCGCGGTTAACAGATAACGCAGTGCACCATAGGAGGAGCGCATTGCAGGCGAAAAGAAGAAACTGTGAGAAACCAAACGCAAAACCAATGACCATCCCATGGAGAAAGCTCTGTCTGAGTATCCGCTGGAGCTGCATCCTGTACAGTTCCATCACTTTGTTACCAGCACAGAAAGCAACAACAGTGTAGATGTTTCTAACAGCATCCTCGAGGACTAAAGATGCCTTTCTATGCATCTCCTGTATGCCTTTTGAGAATCCGCCAAGCCACAGTTTCTGCAAAATCGTTTTGGGGATGATTAGAATGTTGTGTCTGCTGAATAAATAAACATTTCTGAGCTACGTGCATTGAGAATGAGGAAAAAGAATGAGATACATGCTAAATCTCTACTTGAGTTTGAAGGTTTGCAAAATCAGAAACACATGTCATAGAGGGGATAATGAACACAAACTGACTAAAATATAATactcaatttcaaaaaaaattctagaaggAACAATGCAAACCTGAGCAATGGCAGAAAGTGTGAGAATTGGCAAAGTTGCCAATGCAACAAGGGCCAAACGCCAACCAAGCAGCAACCCAATAAGAAGAGCAACAATAACGGCAAAACTATCTTGAATAAATATTGAAAGCCTGTTGCTGAAGGCAGCTCGGACAAAAGTAGCATCATTTGCTAAACGCATGGATAACGTATCTGGACTGTTCTCTTCATCATCGAACCATCCAACTTCATTACGCAGCATTGCTGTAATATCAGGAAAATTAATGAACTGAGGCaagtaaaaatagttaaaatttgGTGAAGTAAATTATAATGAGTAAAAAATTTCCAATACCTGAGAACATCATCCTCCGAACTCTCTCCGTCATTTTCTCCCCCATTATGCCAAAATAGAAGTGCTGCAAGAAATTGGCAACAACTGTCACAATCCCCATGCAGGCAATGATTAAACACCATTTGTCAACCTCCTCGCGCAGGTGGCCTCCTTTGCTTTTATAATATTCTGTCACTACCAACGCAATGACATAAGCCAGAAGAGGATTGAAAGAGCCAAAGATGGCAGCACCAAGACTCCCTAATACAGCATAAAGCCACTCTGGGAAACTAAGCTGTGCCAACCTCCAAAATGAAGGTGACTTCTTGTGTTGAGCATCCTTAGCCCACTTACCATTTGCTGTAGTGTCATCAGAAAAACTAAGAGGACGACTAAACGTCTGTGAATGAGAACGCTCGTTTTTAGGATCGGATGTTAAAAGGGGTGAAACAGGGGACTCAGGATCTGAACCGTTTGATTTTTGACGGGGACACTGAACATCAATTTTAGGAAGTTCTGGTAACCTCATCTCGAAACTATCTTGCCTTTTGATAGTTGGCTCTTTATCAGCATCGTCCAGAGGCAAGCCATTTTCCCCCACTTTCTCAGGTGCAGGGCTATGATCATTAGGTGATTCTTCAGTATTAAAACACAGGTCCTGGGGACGGAACACACCATTACCTCTCTGAAGAGATGGAGACTTGATCATTTTGGGTGATGATGGTTCTTGGATGCCACAGTCAGCTGACGAGTCTCTCTCAACCTGAAACACCGCAGACTCCTTGTAGTTCCTAACTGGCATCCTGGACCAACATAAAAATTCCTTCACAAGTAAGCACCAGAAAATTCACACTCCTAGAGATTATAACAACAGAAACCAATGCCCAAACATATAGTCTGCCACATGACTACTACACGACTTAATAATTAAGTTCTAAGCTATCATACCTTCTTGGAAGCTTTGTTGCTTCTTCACACTTCAGAAGCTCAGCATACAGCCCACCAAGATTTATCAATTCATCGTGTGTACCCATTTCAACGAGCTGACCTTCCTCCATCACGGCAATATAGTCAGCATTTCTAATCAAACTTAATCGTCGGGCTATTATTATCGTTGACCGTCCCAACATCAGAAGATCGAGAGCCTCCTGAACAATTCTTTCAGCTTCGAAGTCTAGTCCTCCAGTTACTTCATCTAGCAGAAGAATTGTTGGGTTCAAAAGCACAGCTCTAGCAAtcgaaagttttattttctgctcCTCTGTCATTGATAAACCGGCTCTCCCGACCTAGAAGACAAACAAGGCATTTCCCACTTCAATGTTGAATACCAACTGAAAGAAAACAGGATTtcataacagttttttttcacATGATGTCTACCTGAGTTTCATATCCTTTCTCAAGTGAGCTGATAAATGTGTGTGCATGCGCAATTTTGGCTGCCTCCTCTATCTGATCATGAGTAGCATCACGACCATATGCAATATTCTCTCTTATGCTCAAGCTTAGCAGAGCAGGCTCCTGGGTAACCAGGCCTATTTGGCTTCTCAGCCACTccagttttagatttttaatattttctccatCAAGGAGAACTTCTCCTGCATAAGAGAAAACCAAAGATGGAGTCAGCTCATAATTTTCTCCATGGACAGGTGAGTGGTGCATCTTAAATGACAAGTCAAAGTACCTAATGTTGGATCATAAAATCGTTCCATTAACGGAATGATGCTGCTTTTTCCAGAACCATTTCTACCAACAAGTGCAACTGCTTTTTTAGCAGGAACCGTCAGGTAAAATCCACTCAAGATTGGAATTTCAGGCCGTGACAGATAACTGAAATACACATTCCGGAACTCAATATTTCCTTGAACAGAAGCCAGCACATCTCCTTCTTGATTAGCCACAGAAGAAGAACGAGTTATCATCTCAAAAAGTCTATACGCAGCAATCCTTCCTTGATCAAAAGAATAGAAGTTCGTAGCAGCTTGGTTTAAACCCCTGCCCAACAGAATATGCATAATCAAGACATTATTCTATGTAATAACATGTGTATGTATGTAAATGTAATGCTAACATCAACCGAACATGTATTAAATATGATGTTAGTAGAGAGTAGAGACTGGGAAGATTTCTCCACCAGCAGAAAAGCTTACAGGCCACTTAAAATAACAGCAAAAAGAGCTGCTATGATTTCTCCACCATTTGCCCTTCCATTGTTAACGAAGAATCGTCCAATCCAAAGTTGCAGGGCACACGAGCATATAGCAAGCCCATAAGTAAATCCAAGTCCAAGGCCTTGCACAAGACTAATTAATATGCCATATCTCAGGGTTGCTTGAAGGGAGGTTGCATATGAATATTTTGCTAGAGTTTCATTTGTAAAGGCATATAAAGTCCTAATGTAAGAGATTGCCTGCACATTTAAGATAAATCATTCTAAGAATAGAATATTCATACCAGACTCTAACTGAGGCAAATAACTAATCTCGGAAGGGAGCACTATAAAATGGGAACTGTAGGGTATACATTACAAAACCACTTGTAATCATGCATAAACTGGCAGAAGCTAAACTGATTCTTGATCGCGGTAAACCTCACTGTATCTACTGAAGTAACCTAGAAATGCGTGCCTAAGTGCAACCTTAACCCTCTTGGATTCTGCCTACCATTTTCTGaacttaacaaaaaaagtttgattaaaTAAgagctaaaaagaaaagatgctTAACTCTCTAAGCATAATTCTAAGTCAAAATATGCAGAAAAAGAAAGTTGGATGCCAACAAGGCACATATGTATATGAGAAAATATAGTGATACAAACTTTTAACAGTTAGTTTTTAGCTTCCAGTTTTTATACTTCAAGTATTCAGCGATCATACTGGAAAAAACTTCAAGTTTTAAATTGCGGCGAAGAGAAAATCTTGATGCTAGTTTCATAATCTCTCAATAAACCTATCAATCGTAATACCTGTTCAGCAATACCGGCTGCTTCAGCATATGCATCTTGTATGTTCTCAGCAAGTCTGTggagaaatatatttgatatgcCTCCTGCAGCAACAATGAAAGGACCGGTGGCTAATGTAATCAATGCAATTTCCCAGCAGTTGACAAATCCAATAATAAGTCCACTGATAAACGTAGCCATGTTATGAATATAATTTCCAACCTGCAAAGTCCAGGAACAGGAAGAAGATTAGAGAAATAGCATATAACTCACAGTGAAAAGGAAAAGATATGAACGAGAAAACTCAGAGTAGTCAATATAAAGGGAGCTGGACAGACATACTTTTTCGCTTAAAGCTGACTGAATGAGTAAGACATCGCTCAGCACTTGGCTCACAAT from Camelina sativa cultivar DH55 chromosome 9, Cs, whole genome shotgun sequence encodes:
- the LOC104712162 gene encoding uncharacterized protein LOC104712162 isoform X2; its protein translation is MSNHQTVSRQLEPWCELKDKVVLVTGASSGIGREICLDLAKAGCKIIAAARRVDRLNSLCSEINSYNSTGIQAAALELDVSSDAATIQKAVKEAWEIFGKIDVLINNAGIRGEVKTSLDVSEDEWEKVFRTNLTGPWLVSKYVCLMMRDAKRGGSVINISSIAGLHRGLLPGGLAYACSKGGVDTMSRMMALELGVHKIRVNSIAPGLFKSEITESLLQKEWMKNVTERIVPLKVQQTVDPGLTSLVRYLIHDASQHVSGNTYIVDSGNTLPGVPIFSSL
- the LOC104712162 gene encoding uncharacterized protein LOC104712162 isoform X1; translation: MSNHQTQVSRQLEPWCELKDKVVLVTGASSGIGREICLDLAKAGCKIIAAARRVDRLNSLCSEINSYNSTGIQAAALELDVSSDAATIQKAVKEAWEIFGKIDVLINNAGIRGEVKTSLDVSEDEWEKVFRTNLTGPWLVSKYVCLMMRDAKRGGSVINISSIAGLHRGLLPGGLAYACSKGGVDTMSRMMALELGVHKIRVNSIAPGLFKSEITESLLQKEWMKNVTERIVPLKVQQTVDPGLTSLVRYLIHDASQHVSGNTYIVDSGNTLPGVPIFSSL
- the LOC104712159 gene encoding ABC transporter B family member 20, translated to MMISRGLFGWSPPHMQPLTPVSEVSEPPESPSPYLDPGAESGGGGTGTAAAQAQADADEEIDELDEVEPPPAAVPFSQLFACADRFDWVLMIVGSVAAAAHGTALIVYLHYFAKIVEVLAFSNDSTHQRSRDQFDRLVELSLTIVYIAGGVFFSGWIEVSCWILTGERQTAVIRSKYVQVLLNQDMSFFDTYGNNGDIVSQVLSDVLLIQSALSEKVGNYIHNMATFISGLIIGFVNCWEIALITLATGPFIVAAGGISNIFLHRLAENIQDAYAEAAGIAEQAISYIRTLYAFTNETLAKYSYATSLQATLRYGILISLVQGLGLGFTYGLAICSCALQLWIGRFFVNNGRANGGEIIAALFAVILSGLGLNQAATNFYSFDQGRIAAYRLFEMITRSSSVANQEGDVLASVQGNIEFRNVYFSYLSRPEIPILSGFYLTVPAKKAVALVGRNGSGKSSIIPLMERFYDPTLGEVLLDGENIKNLKLEWLRSQIGLVTQEPALLSLSIRENIAYGRDATHDQIEEAAKIAHAHTFISSLEKGYETQVGRAGLSMTEEQKIKLSIARAVLLNPTILLLDEVTGGLDFEAERIVQEALDLLMLGRSTIIIARRLSLIRNADYIAVMEEGQLVEMGTHDELINLGGLYAELLKCEEATKLPRRMPVRNYKESAVFQVERDSSADCGIQEPSSPKMIKSPSLQRGNGVFRPQDLCFNTEESPNDHSPAPEKVGENGLPLDDADKEPTIKRQDSFEMRLPELPKIDVQCPRQKSNGSDPESPVSPLLTSDPKNERSHSQTFSRPLSFSDDTTANGKWAKDAQHKKSPSFWRLAQLSFPEWLYAVLGSLGAAIFGSFNPLLAYVIALVVTEYYKSKGGHLREEVDKWCLIIACMGIVTVVANFLQHFYFGIMGEKMTERVRRMMFSAMLRNEVGWFDDEENSPDTLSMRLANDATFVRAAFSNRLSIFIQDSFAVIVALLIGLLLGWRLALVALATLPILTLSAIAQKLWLGGFSKGIQEMHRKASLVLEDAVRNIYTVVAFCAGNKVMELYRMQLQRILRQSFLHGMVIGFAFGFSQFLLFACNALLLWCTALSVNRGYMKLSTAITEYMVFSFATFALVEPFGLAPYILKRRKSLISVFEIIDRVPTIEPDDNSALKPPNVYGSIELRNIDFCYPTRPEVLVLSNFSLKISGGQTVAVVGVSGSGKSTIISLVERYYDPVAGQVLLDGRDLKLYNLRWLRSHMGLVQQEPIIFSTTIRENIIYARHNASEAEMKEAARIANAHHFISSLPHGYDTHIGMRGVELTPGQKQRIAIARVVLKNAPIILIDEASSSIESESSRVVQEALDTLIMGNKTTILIAHRAAMMRHVDNIVVLNGGRIVEEGTHDSLTAKNGLYVRLMQPHFGKGLRQHRLI